In Spirosoma aureum, a single genomic region encodes these proteins:
- a CDS encoding SusD/RagB family nutrient-binding outer membrane lipoprotein — protein sequence MLISYKKYFSGLLMAGTLVFSGCQKEAFVETNINPEGLTSVPPANQFLNATLSLHSQDFEAFYDLYQRIMPWMQYSTAVNGNGQNFTQVYDNFSQRYGRLYNGVGNTLVDLEKLVANLPAEEQPRYVHMIRIARILKAYYTFYVSDIYGSIPYSDAFQARYGGTLTPKYDPQQTIFATLDTELKEAITTLKTAQTATQVALGTSDQYYAGNTQQWVKAANALRLKIAMRLAKRDAAKLKTIAQEVLSSPAADLMSSNTDGWMFITPASFTGGSDSNWNPANLRAAKPLVDFMWDTQDPRLDAFFTQNGYSQANIDLLIADKQLPAGTKESRRYLGGFTGPDAAKVAQNVQRFYTPRYLTLNGNRTAIDTLSYVQPRLFQAGFADASGTAGTGKNYFPVITYADFCFMRAELAAQAISGESAKTWYETGVTASLDWYDMVAQGAQVFNYTPMTAAEKTAYLANAKVAFTAAKAMDLIASQEYINFLRQPAEGWATWKRTGLPNTTSTLVLPALISNGATLVVPRRAPLGIPNVNDPNYANRKAALDEMAKITGFGTDPQDATGRVWWDQL from the coding sequence ATGCTTATCTCCTATAAAAAATATTTCTCCGGACTGCTCATGGCAGGGACGCTGGTATTCAGCGGGTGCCAGAAGGAGGCTTTCGTAGAAACCAACATAAATCCGGAAGGGCTAACGAGCGTTCCGCCCGCCAATCAGTTCCTGAACGCAACGTTGTCGTTACACAGCCAGGATTTTGAAGCGTTTTATGACCTTTACCAGCGGATCATGCCCTGGATGCAGTATTCGACGGCTGTAAATGGTAATGGACAGAATTTTACGCAGGTATACGACAACTTCTCTCAGCGGTATGGACGCCTGTATAATGGCGTTGGTAATACGCTGGTAGATCTGGAAAAACTGGTCGCGAATCTGCCCGCCGAAGAGCAGCCCCGCTACGTACATATGATCCGGATTGCTCGGATTCTGAAAGCGTATTACACGTTTTACGTGAGTGATATTTACGGCAGCATTCCTTACTCGGATGCTTTTCAGGCCCGTTATGGTGGCACATTGACGCCAAAGTACGACCCGCAGCAAACGATTTTCGCGACGCTCGATACTGAACTGAAAGAAGCGATCACAACGTTGAAAACGGCTCAGACGGCCACACAGGTGGCGTTGGGTACCAGTGACCAGTATTATGCCGGTAACACCCAGCAGTGGGTTAAAGCGGCTAATGCACTACGGCTAAAAATAGCGATGCGTCTGGCAAAACGCGATGCCGCAAAACTTAAAACGATAGCTCAGGAAGTACTAAGTTCTCCGGCCGCCGATCTGATGAGCAGTAATACCGATGGGTGGATGTTTATTACGCCAGCCAGCTTTACGGGCGGTAGTGATTCGAACTGGAATCCTGCCAATTTGCGGGCTGCCAAGCCGCTGGTCGATTTCATGTGGGATACACAGGACCCCCGGCTTGATGCTTTCTTTACGCAAAACGGCTATTCTCAGGCCAATATCGATCTGCTGATTGCCGATAAGCAACTTCCGGCTGGTACCAAAGAGTCGCGCCGTTATCTGGGTGGGTTTACTGGCCCGGATGCTGCGAAAGTGGCCCAGAATGTACAACGTTTTTACACTCCGCGCTATCTTACCTTGAATGGCAATCGTACGGCCATCGATACGCTGTCGTATGTGCAGCCACGCCTGTTCCAGGCAGGTTTTGCCGATGCGAGTGGTACCGCCGGAACGGGTAAAAACTACTTCCCTGTTATCACTTATGCTGACTTCTGCTTTATGAGGGCTGAACTGGCAGCACAGGCCATTTCGGGTGAAAGTGCCAAAACCTGGTATGAAACGGGAGTGACCGCATCGTTGGATTGGTACGATATGGTGGCCCAGGGGGCGCAGGTGTTCAACTATACACCCATGACTGCGGCAGAGAAAACCGCTTATCTAGCCAATGCCAAAGTGGCCTTCACTGCCGCCAAAGCGATGGATTTAATCGCCAGCCAGGAGTACATCAACTTTCTTCGTCAGCCAGCCGAAGGGTGGGCAACCTGGAAAAGAACCGGACTGCCCAATACAACGTCGACACTGGTTTTGCCAGCGCTGATTTCGAACGGCGCTACGCTGGTGGTGCCTCGGCGGGCTCCGCTTGGTATTCCGAATGTCAATGATCCGAACTATGCGAATCGCAAGGCGGCTCTGGACGAAATGGCTAAAATAACCGGTTTCGGAACCGATCCCCAGGATGCTACGGGGCGTGTTTGGTGGGATCAGCTTTAG
- a CDS encoding SDR family NAD(P)-dependent oxidoreductase, translated as MKTVLVTGASGSLGTSLVEELHNDGYHIIATLGSAKEPGLFNHLPNVESYVVDLLDEDKIADFLARISDRPIHAAALLVGGFMAGSIGETDLTALDKMYRINFLTAFNLVKPLMTRFEAQGDGQFVFVGARPALVPEAGKNLFAYALSKSLIFELANLVNAQGKGNHISATVIVPSTIDTPINRQAMPDADPTKWVTPEAISKTIAFVLSDIGRTISEPILKLYNQS; from the coding sequence ATGAAAACTGTGCTTGTTACTGGTGCTTCCGGAAGTTTGGGCACCAGCCTCGTAGAAGAATTACATAACGACGGCTACCACATTATAGCCACGCTGGGCTCAGCAAAAGAGCCGGGACTATTTAACCATCTGCCCAATGTAGAAAGTTATGTTGTTGACCTTCTGGATGAGGATAAAATAGCCGATTTTCTTGCCAGGATTTCCGACAGGCCCATTCACGCGGCCGCGTTGCTGGTCGGTGGATTTATGGCTGGCAGCATCGGAGAAACTGACCTGACAGCTTTGGACAAGATGTATCGGATTAATTTTTTAACTGCCTTCAACCTCGTTAAGCCCCTAATGACCCGATTCGAAGCTCAGGGAGATGGTCAGTTTGTTTTCGTTGGGGCCCGTCCAGCCCTGGTGCCTGAGGCTGGCAAAAACCTGTTTGCCTATGCCCTCAGCAAATCGCTGATTTTTGAGCTGGCGAATCTGGTCAATGCGCAGGGAAAAGGAAACCATATTTCGGCAACAGTCATTGTGCCCAGCACCATCGATACGCCCATAAATCGACAGGCGATGCCCGATGCCGATCCGACCAAATGGGTAACTCCGGAAGCAATCAGCAAAACAATTGCGTTTGTTTTATCCGATATCGGCCGAACAATCAGTGAGCCAATCCTGAAATTATACAACCAATCGTAA
- a CDS encoding c-type cytochrome — protein MKQCLAHGLIWLSWFLVSNTVYAQKPTFYRDVQPLIHAKCAVCHRPGEAAPFSLITYEDVTKRAKFIRKVVNTGYMPPWRADDHYVEFANKRSLTPEQIKILTDWIDAEMPKGKINTDAEKELLTRAQAGTGYNRVPDLTLKMPQPFKVIGDGVERFMVFKIPFELAQEANVEAIEFTSTDKKSIHHANFAIHPVDDPGIDLNNTVAQVNLNGDDASRYREWLPYKKQLTYYSGWIPGTTVETYPADMGWVMPKRGVVLLTVHFGPAAKDIENVSGINFFFTKKPIRRTVKVISLGSGGIGEKEITPPLLVFGGDSLTTRLRIAYRNQPITLLYAWPHMHQIGKRFTAFATLPGADTLRLVRIPDWDFRWQEVYRYQKPVILPTGAVINVIGTYDNTEGNPQNPNKPPKLITSDGQMRSDQEMLTLLLLYVAYEPGDENLRLN, from the coding sequence ATGAAGCAGTGCCTGGCACATGGATTAATCTGGTTAAGTTGGTTTTTAGTAAGCAACACTGTTTATGCGCAGAAGCCAACGTTTTACCGGGATGTCCAACCGTTGATTCACGCTAAATGCGCGGTTTGCCACCGGCCGGGTGAGGCTGCTCCGTTTTCACTGATTACCTACGAGGATGTAACGAAACGGGCGAAGTTTATCCGGAAAGTGGTGAATACGGGCTATATGCCGCCCTGGCGGGCTGATGATCATTATGTTGAATTTGCCAACAAACGCAGCCTGACACCCGAACAGATCAAAATACTAACCGACTGGATCGATGCAGAAATGCCAAAAGGCAAAATCAATACCGATGCCGAAAAGGAATTGCTAACCCGAGCGCAGGCGGGTACGGGCTATAACCGGGTGCCCGATCTGACCTTAAAAATGCCCCAGCCCTTTAAGGTAATCGGCGATGGAGTTGAGCGATTTATGGTATTCAAGATCCCGTTCGAACTGGCCCAGGAAGCGAACGTAGAAGCAATCGAGTTTACGTCAACAGACAAAAAGAGTATCCATCACGCCAACTTTGCCATTCACCCGGTCGATGATCCGGGCATTGATTTGAACAACACGGTCGCGCAGGTTAACCTGAATGGCGATGATGCGTCGCGCTACAGGGAGTGGTTGCCTTACAAAAAGCAACTGACCTACTACAGCGGCTGGATTCCCGGAACAACCGTCGAAACGTACCCGGCCGATATGGGCTGGGTGATGCCTAAACGAGGAGTCGTACTGCTGACTGTTCATTTTGGCCCGGCTGCCAAAGACATCGAGAATGTAAGTGGCATCAATTTTTTCTTTACGAAAAAGCCCATTCGACGAACAGTAAAAGTAATAAGTTTAGGGTCTGGGGGTATTGGTGAGAAAGAAATTACACCTCCGCTGCTGGTATTTGGTGGCGATAGCCTGACAACCCGACTGCGAATCGCATATCGAAATCAGCCTATCACGCTATTGTATGCCTGGCCCCATATGCACCAGATTGGCAAGCGCTTCACCGCTTTCGCTACCCTGCCCGGTGCCGATACGCTGCGGCTGGTACGCATTCCGGACTGGGACTTTCGCTGGCAGGAAGTGTATCGCTATCAGAAACCAGTCATTCTGCCGACAGGGGCGGTAATTAACGTGATCGGAACGTATGATAACACCGAAGGAAACCCCCAGAATCCAAACAAACCACCTAAGCTGATCACCTCAGATGGTCAGATGCGTAGCGATCAGGAAATGCTGACACTGCTACTGCTGTACGTAGCGTATGAACCGGGCGACGAAAACCTTCGGCTTAACTGA
- a CDS encoding VCBS repeat-containing protein — protein MWTPQLVLAAVCLVAGLLWPETSSDPAPLFTVLSPEQTNVRFINNLTETDSLNIFRYEYLYNGNGVGVGDFNDDGQPDLFFSGNTVPHKLYLNRGSWQFDDVTGRAGVAGNGTWATGVSVADVNGDGRLDIYVCHSGKYPAEKLVNELFINEGVRDGVPQFKDRASEFGLDLPGTQSTQAAFFDYDRDGDLDVFLLNHSNHTYNPFLNTRKIRATPDMRFGNRLLRNDNQKFADVTLAEGIINNPLNFGLGVGVSDLNADGWPDLYTTSDYTEQDCLYLNQHDGAGHHTGFKESLRTAMTHTSRFSMGCDLADFNNDTLPDVVTLDMLPEDNHRQKMLKGPDEYDAYQMLIDSGYFRQQMRNMLQLNRGLEDKKQIRFSEIGQLAGIAATDWSWSALLADLDNDGWKDLFVTNGYLRDFTDLDFMKYTVAEAKLQEAAKGNLNFQTIDLVRKMPSNRPTNYAFRNNHDLTFSNQSAAWGLTIPAVSGAAAYADFDGDGDLDLVVCKQNEPVGIFRNNAERNRADAHFLRVRLRGQGPNSQAVGARLVLETTDGRQLQEAYTVRGYQASVEPTLHFGIGKQTSISRLTVYWPDGTQSQLANLPADQTITIKQNEGSRQTVQQMPEVAWFKPLAMNQLLPYRHRENDFIDFKVEVLIPYELSRLGPALAKADVNADGLDDVFLGGAVGQRDELWIQQSNGSFKRADSQPWLADAASEDVNALFFDADHDGDADLYAVSGGNEYEDGSPEYQDRFYVNDGKGNFTRVPQALPQMRSSKLAVAAADMDQDGDLDLFVGGRGKPGSFPFPSESYLLRNDTPSGGSVRFTDVTDQIAPALRHIGMVQAAAWTDFRGDKFPDLVLAGDWMPVHLLDNQKGKLTDISSGAGFTDTEGMWASLLLADIDQDGDTDIIAGNAGLNNLFRADARQPMRITTTDIDNDGVQDPIWTYYIQGKAFPVASRDELLDQVVPLRKKFTRYHQYADATITDILNPSQLTQASVVAVRQLASGVFVNQGNKTFRFEAFPMEAQLSRASALLIDDLDDDGRTDLLVAGNFYPYRVQFGPCSASFGCLLKGNGQGKFQPVPPHKTGIWASGDVRQVVSLRSGAGRRRLLFTVNDGSLVGFER, from the coding sequence ATGTGGACTCCTCAATTAGTGCTGGCGGCTGTCTGTTTAGTTGCGGGATTACTCTGGCCCGAAACAAGTTCAGATCCAGCTCCGCTCTTTACGGTGCTATCGCCCGAACAAACCAATGTGCGGTTCATCAATAACCTGACGGAAACGGATTCACTGAACATTTTTCGGTACGAATACCTCTACAATGGCAATGGGGTTGGTGTCGGCGATTTTAACGATGATGGCCAGCCCGATTTGTTTTTTTCGGGCAACACCGTTCCGCATAAATTGTATCTCAATCGAGGCAGCTGGCAGTTCGATGACGTGACCGGGCGGGCGGGTGTTGCAGGGAATGGAACCTGGGCGACGGGCGTGAGTGTGGCCGACGTAAACGGCGATGGTCGATTGGATATTTACGTCTGTCATTCTGGAAAATACCCCGCCGAAAAGCTGGTCAACGAGTTGTTTATCAATGAAGGCGTTCGCGATGGCGTGCCGCAATTTAAGGACCGGGCCAGCGAGTTTGGACTCGATTTGCCGGGTACTCAATCGACGCAGGCTGCTTTTTTCGACTACGACCGCGATGGTGATCTGGATGTTTTTCTGCTGAATCACTCCAACCATACCTACAATCCATTTCTGAATACCCGCAAAATCAGGGCAACCCCCGATATGCGGTTCGGGAACCGATTACTGCGCAACGATAACCAGAAATTTGCCGATGTTACGCTGGCTGAGGGCATTATCAACAACCCGCTCAATTTCGGCCTTGGCGTGGGGGTCAGCGACCTGAACGCTGATGGCTGGCCCGATCTATACACCACCAGTGATTATACGGAACAGGATTGTCTGTATCTCAATCAGCACGATGGCGCTGGCCACCATACCGGCTTTAAAGAATCGTTACGAACGGCTATGACGCATACATCGCGGTTTTCGATGGGGTGCGATCTGGCAGATTTCAACAACGATACCTTACCCGATGTAGTAACACTGGACATGTTGCCGGAGGACAATCACCGCCAGAAAATGCTGAAAGGCCCGGATGAATATGACGCCTATCAGATGCTGATCGACAGCGGATATTTCCGGCAACAGATGCGAAATATGCTCCAGCTCAATCGGGGACTGGAAGACAAAAAGCAAATCCGGTTTAGTGAAATAGGGCAGCTGGCGGGAATAGCCGCCACCGATTGGTCATGGTCGGCTCTGTTGGCCGATCTGGATAATGACGGCTGGAAAGATCTGTTCGTAACAAACGGTTATCTGCGCGACTTCACGGATCTGGACTTTATGAAATACACCGTTGCAGAAGCCAAACTGCAGGAAGCGGCCAAGGGAAATCTGAACTTTCAGACCATTGATCTGGTGCGGAAAATGCCCTCGAACCGCCCCACTAACTATGCGTTTCGGAACAACCATGACCTGACTTTCAGCAATCAATCAGCAGCATGGGGCCTGACGATACCGGCAGTGTCAGGTGCTGCGGCTTATGCTGATTTCGATGGAGATGGCGACCTGGATCTGGTCGTCTGTAAGCAAAATGAACCGGTAGGCATTTTCCGGAACAATGCCGAACGGAACCGTGCCGACGCTCATTTTCTGCGGGTTCGCCTGCGGGGGCAGGGACCCAATTCGCAGGCAGTCGGGGCGAGGCTAGTGCTCGAAACCACCGACGGACGGCAACTACAGGAGGCTTATACTGTGCGGGGTTATCAGGCGTCCGTCGAACCTACGCTTCATTTTGGCATAGGAAAGCAAACGAGCATTTCCCGATTGACGGTATACTGGCCAGACGGTACTCAGAGCCAGCTCGCCAATCTGCCCGCCGATCAGACCATCACGATAAAGCAAAATGAAGGTAGCAGGCAAACCGTTCAGCAAATGCCGGAAGTCGCCTGGTTTAAGCCATTGGCAATGAATCAATTGTTGCCTTATCGGCACCGCGAAAACGATTTTATCGACTTCAAGGTAGAGGTGCTGATTCCGTATGAACTGTCGCGGCTGGGACCAGCCTTAGCCAAAGCGGATGTAAACGCTGATGGGTTGGACGATGTTTTTCTGGGTGGTGCCGTCGGGCAACGGGATGAATTGTGGATTCAGCAGTCGAATGGTTCGTTTAAACGTGCTGATTCGCAGCCCTGGCTCGCCGATGCAGCCAGTGAGGATGTAAACGCCCTGTTTTTCGATGCTGACCACGATGGTGATGCGGATTTATATGCCGTAAGTGGAGGAAATGAATACGAAGATGGATCGCCGGAATACCAGGATCGTTTTTATGTAAACGATGGGAAAGGGAATTTTACCCGCGTCCCACAGGCTCTGCCACAAATGCGAAGCAGCAAACTGGCCGTAGCAGCTGCTGACATGGATCAGGATGGCGACCTTGATTTGTTTGTGGGTGGCCGGGGTAAGCCAGGCTCCTTTCCATTCCCGTCGGAAAGTTATCTGCTGCGTAACGATACACCCTCCGGCGGATCTGTACGCTTTACCGACGTTACCGACCAGATAGCCCCGGCTCTACGGCATATCGGTATGGTTCAGGCTGCTGCCTGGACTGACTTTCGGGGGGATAAGTTTCCCGATTTGGTACTTGCTGGTGACTGGATGCCGGTTCACCTGCTCGATAACCAGAAAGGGAAATTGACCGATATTTCCAGCGGGGCTGGCTTTACGGACACAGAAGGAATGTGGGCGAGTCTGTTGCTGGCCGACATCGATCAGGATGGAGATACCGACATCATAGCAGGTAATGCTGGCCTGAACAATCTGTTCCGGGCCGACGCCCGTCAACCGATGCGGATTACCACTACCGATATTGACAATGATGGTGTGCAGGACCCCATCTGGACTTATTATATTCAGGGCAAAGCTTTTCCGGTGGCTTCCCGCGACGAATTGCTCGATCAGGTAGTGCCCTTGCGGAAAAAATTTACCCGCTACCATCAATACGCCGACGCAACCATCACAGACATTTTAAATCCTTCACAATTAACCCAGGCATCGGTCGTAGCAGTTCGGCAACTGGCATCAGGGGTTTTTGTGAATCAGGGCAATAAAACATTCCGATTTGAGGCCTTTCCAATGGAGGCTCAACTGTCGCGGGCCAGCGCTTTGCTGATCGACGATCTGGATGACGATGGTAGGACAGACTTGCTGGTAGCCGGAAATTTCTATCCCTATCGCGTACAGTTTGGCCCTTGCTCGGCAAGTTTCGGTTGCTTGTTAAAGGGCAATGGGCAAGGTAAATTTCAACCTGTGCCTCCGCATAAAACGGGAATCTGGGCCAGTGGTGATGTGCGACAGGTGGTTAGTCTGCGGTCGGGAGCCGGTCGGCGACGATTACTTTTTACGGTCAATGATGGTTCGTTAGTAGGGTTTGAGCGATGA
- a CDS encoding vanadium-dependent haloperoxidase, with protein MKKLLLVITAGLMSLTTPAPNRSVSVETRWLHSAHQLLTTIMVSDVFSPPVAARIYAYAHIAAYETLVPFQAGRYRSLAGQIPSMAPMISTPPVGCNPALAATEAFLRVGRTMIFSEKTFDLETTQLWEQIKAAGYSEETIQVSKAFGEQAAQHVIAWAKGDNYRQTRSLRRYAPVKQAGAWAPTPPGYMAAVEPYWGRIRPFVLDSAAQCRTIGPPPFSTSEKSQFREAAREVYETGKNRTAEQQLIASYWDCNPFFLNTQGHLNFASKKLSPGGHWLSIAGQVARQTKANLITTSAAYTMTAIALFDGFISCWHEKYRYNVIRPETYINAHIDENWRPLLQTPPFPEYPSGHSVVSTASAVVLSAVLGKSISFVDSTEMAYGLPSRRFTSFDQAADEASISRLYGGIHYRAALQNGQAMGKAIGELVIRRINPRQAVLSQKP; from the coding sequence ATGAAGAAATTACTACTGGTCATCACCGCAGGTTTAATGAGCCTGACAACACCCGCGCCGAATCGTTCGGTATCGGTAGAGACGCGCTGGCTGCATTCGGCACACCAACTGCTAACGACCATCATGGTATCGGATGTGTTTTCGCCCCCCGTTGCTGCCCGAATTTACGCCTATGCACACATTGCAGCGTACGAAACGCTTGTGCCGTTTCAGGCTGGACGTTATCGATCCCTGGCCGGACAGATCCCGTCAATGGCACCGATGATCAGCACACCACCAGTTGGCTGCAATCCGGCCCTGGCGGCTACCGAAGCGTTTCTGCGCGTTGGGCGCACGATGATTTTTTCGGAGAAAACCTTCGATCTGGAAACGACACAACTGTGGGAACAGATTAAAGCAGCGGGCTATTCTGAAGAAACGATTCAAGTGTCGAAAGCATTTGGCGAACAGGCCGCTCAGCATGTCATCGCATGGGCTAAGGGCGACAACTACCGGCAAACACGGTCGCTCCGTCGGTATGCCCCCGTGAAGCAGGCTGGTGCTTGGGCACCAACACCCCCCGGTTACATGGCCGCTGTTGAACCTTATTGGGGCCGCATCCGACCATTCGTGCTGGACTCGGCTGCGCAGTGTCGGACAATAGGACCTCCTCCGTTTAGTACAAGCGAGAAAAGTCAATTTCGTGAGGCTGCGCGGGAGGTGTATGAAACGGGTAAAAACAGGACGGCCGAACAGCAGCTAATTGCTAGTTATTGGGATTGTAACCCGTTTTTTCTGAATACGCAGGGGCATCTGAATTTTGCCAGTAAAAAGCTTTCTCCCGGTGGTCACTGGTTGTCTATTGCCGGACAGGTTGCGCGTCAAACAAAAGCCAATCTGATCACGACGAGTGCAGCGTACACAATGACCGCGATTGCGCTCTTTGATGGGTTTATCAGTTGCTGGCATGAGAAATATCGTTACAATGTTATCCGGCCCGAAACATACATCAACGCCCATATTGACGAGAACTGGCGGCCGTTGTTGCAAACACCCCCCTTTCCTGAATATCCGAGCGGCCACAGTGTTGTATCGACTGCATCGGCAGTTGTGCTGTCGGCTGTTTTGGGCAAAAGCATTTCGTTCGTCGATAGCACCGAAATGGCTTATGGCTTACCGTCGCGCCGGTTCACATCATTTGATCAGGCCGCCGATGAGGCTTCAATCAGTCGTTTGTATGGGGGTATTCATTATCGGGCAGCGCTGCAAAACGGCCAGGCTATGGGAAAAGCAATAGGGGAGCTTGTAATCCGAAGAATAAACCCGCGTCAGGCAGTATTGAGTCAGAAACCATGA